The following proteins are co-located in the Clostridiales bacterium genome:
- the glgB gene encoding 1,4-alpha-glucan branching protein GlgB: MHMEHDLQMPVYLFHQGTAAKAYELMGSHPEVHDGKEGYRFRVWAPNASSVAVIGEFNEWRPLHQMKRITDQGLWELFISNLSEYTTYKYQITDKQGNLHVKSDPYGFHMETRPDTASKTCNVDRYQWTDDLWRIKQQKRAPYDAPMNIYEVHLGSWRKYEDGNYFNFEKLAEELIPYVKDMGYTHLEFMPVSEYPFDGSWGYQVMGYYSPTSRYGTPEGFMALVNACHQAEIGVILDWVPGHFPKDGSGLYHFDGGSCYEYADPLKSEHKEWGTMIFDWGKNEVRSFLISNAVFWFDKYHIDGLRVDAVASMLYLDYGRNDGEWRPNEKGGRENLDAVSFLQELNKTVFREFPSALMIAEESTAWPMVTKPVHVGGLGFNFKWNMGWMNDTLRYMGQDPFFRKGCHNQLTFPLTYFCSENYILPLSHDEVVHGKGSLINKMPGEYESKFANLRAYLAYMMAHPGKKLNFMGSEFAQFSEWDYKKELDWSLLDFEMHKKFHTFSHDLNHLYLSSSELWEMDDSWDGFKWINPDDADNNVITFRRIDQKGEELITACNFSPVTRIKYRIGVPKPGIYKIVFHSGLEKYGGTAENAAADSNAIAEEISYNGYEYSFETDLTGLSTIFWRCIKCPTQRKRK, from the coding sequence ATGCATATGGAACATGATTTACAAATGCCCGTTTATTTATTTCATCAGGGTACTGCAGCGAAAGCATATGAATTGATGGGTTCACATCCCGAAGTTCACGACGGAAAGGAAGGCTACCGATTCCGGGTTTGGGCGCCCAATGCATCAAGTGTTGCCGTAATCGGTGAGTTCAACGAATGGAGGCCGCTCCATCAGATGAAGCGGATCACGGATCAGGGACTCTGGGAGCTCTTCATTTCCAATCTGTCCGAATATACCACATATAAGTATCAAATTACCGACAAGCAGGGGAATCTGCACGTAAAATCGGATCCTTACGGCTTTCATATGGAAACCAGGCCCGATACCGCTTCGAAAACCTGCAACGTGGACAGGTATCAGTGGACAGATGATCTGTGGCGGATCAAACAGCAGAAAAGAGCGCCTTATGATGCTCCCATGAATATTTATGAAGTCCATCTTGGCTCCTGGAGAAAATATGAGGATGGGAATTACTTCAACTTTGAAAAACTGGCGGAAGAACTCATTCCTTATGTCAAAGATATGGGCTACACCCATCTGGAATTCATGCCCGTCTCGGAATATCCTTTTGACGGTTCTTGGGGATACCAAGTGATGGGTTATTACTCGCCGACCTCAAGGTACGGCACGCCGGAAGGGTTCATGGCTCTTGTGAATGCCTGCCACCAGGCTGAAATCGGTGTCATTCTTGACTGGGTTCCGGGACATTTTCCCAAGGATGGAAGCGGCCTTTATCACTTCGATGGAGGCAGCTGCTATGAGTATGCAGACCCGCTGAAAAGCGAACACAAGGAATGGGGCACCATGATTTTTGACTGGGGAAAAAACGAAGTCAGAAGCTTTCTTATTTCCAATGCAGTGTTTTGGTTTGATAAATATCATATCGACGGACTGCGGGTTGATGCTGTTGCTTCCATGCTCTATTTGGACTATGGCAGAAATGACGGGGAATGGAGGCCCAATGAAAAAGGAGGACGCGAAAACCTTGATGCAGTCTCGTTCTTGCAGGAATTAAACAAAACAGTATTTCGCGAATTTCCAAGTGCCCTTATGATTGCAGAGGAGTCCACAGCCTGGCCCATGGTGACAAAGCCGGTGCACGTAGGCGGGTTGGGCTTTAATTTTAAATGGAACATGGGTTGGATGAACGATACCCTTCGCTATATGGGGCAAGATCCTTTCTTTCGAAAAGGCTGCCACAATCAATTGACCTTTCCTCTGACGTATTTCTGCTCAGAGAATTATATCCTCCCACTGTCTCATGATGAGGTAGTCCATGGAAAAGGCTCTCTGATCAATAAAATGCCGGGAGAGTACGAATCCAAATTTGCCAATCTTCGCGCTTATCTTGCTTACATGATGGCACATCCCGGAAAGAAACTTAATTTTATGGGGAGTGAATTTGCCCAGTTCTCTGAGTGGGATTATAAAAAAGAACTGGACTGGAGCCTTCTGGATTTTGAAATGCATAAGAAATTTCATACATTTTCCCATGATCTAAATCATCTCTACCTCTCGTCTTCAGAGCTATGGGAAATGGATGACAGCTGGGATGGTTTCAAATGGATCAACCCTGATGACGCTGACAACAATGTCATTACCTTTCGCAGAATCGATCAAAAAGGAGAAGAACTAATCACAGCCTGCAATTTTTCTCCTGTTACCAGAATAAAATACAGAATAGGAGTACCCAAACCGGGTATTTATAAAATAGTGTTCCATTCCGGGCTTGAAAAGTATGGAGGTACGGCGGAGAATGCTGCAGCCGATTCCAACGCCATTGCGGAGGAAATCAGCTATAATGGGTATGAGTATTCCTTTGAAACTGACCTGACAGGTCTATCAACAATATTTTGGAGGTGCATAAAATGTCCAACGCAAAGAAAAAGGAAATGA